Proteins encoded in a region of the Panicum hallii strain FIL2 chromosome 3, PHallii_v3.1, whole genome shotgun sequence genome:
- the LOC112884853 gene encoding calmodulin binding protein PICBP-like: protein MVRSKEAPKKKPKDPLLTPPSKPRGSFLDEPGRPWNRGGAAMSPAPASVPSYMRGTSSSDAKAGRRGRPVASPARRMTVASVSASASPARRMTVASASPATRRPAVRVLTRGKVLFPEEAPVSGSGLGRATCSSTMKEVKFPDALDLAPGATDAEGPAALRVCPYTYCSLNGHRHSPAVPLRSFLASRRRLIKTQQSMKLKGVSAFRKKSGEKSSGGSGGGGAKIAPLIDEEAVGDFFVEVYAGPRVSSDMSCSDMSLDEMDATVRRMEFVVFDRCGADEDSEKGKDLAVCNDGDPEPHLRFQEKHGAFRDSLSECSGADTSSDFVEELPWMRYHGYEYDDSLDDEIAEEQRMREEEAGGAEISAEQEVEQRTSGRLADDFEEDAAEEQEQDYVENASNLVSGSEIISDQDVACRLEACQEADGRDEDNILDKCCGEASAGQRMAEEQLSEDVYKSEIPDQEVAGWADTILEESCKEDTSEDQEANDDECSVESDGESEVIQEQDAEDEESTPDDDYEMEISEDTISIDGCREDFSEEVTSRAVPEDDSTADNAFEQYVGTVDDAFEQDGAPADGHNDAQKEFCITRSKLEVTSKETATAQKTYQDGSIDDMVPKEMEITTCKLEEGFEESGNSQESNRGGISTCVDDAQVELDITTCKSKDASEESNATEKSGLNDNAENVTDGAEMGPEITKCNLEDASEESGTDQDTAEDDESACYSGDAQSDLQITKSISLDTSKESAIAQEADQSDSSANVSSDAQEAIGDADSAYISNNAQDDLEISKYNLEDASKESVIAEEAGQSHSSANVSSGAQNESEITTSESAVIAISDGHENDSRISKCISEDVFEESVIGQEADHDESSAYVRDGTQNEYEVTTCHSEGTQVESDVIQEDEDGINTAGGQKKSEITACESGSASLKPAMPHEADGDINIIHASDGLQKDTTMPKHDACEDLRATEEAGLQKLDACEDICAAEEADQSLQIPADFADAKEPSIDDICGAFSGMNLKGDVYFDPSESATCPRNKLIISRRRRTPEEEEYLRGFNPRAPNFLPLELDPDAEKVDLKHQMMDERKNAEEWMIDYALRRAVTNLAPARKKKVELLVQAFETVLPHDEDDKKSITPTRPVQACN from the exons ATGGTGCGGAGCAAGGAGGCGCCCAAGAAGAAGCCCAAGGACCCGCTCCTGACGCCTCCGTCCAAGCCCAGGGGCAGCTTCCTGGACGAGCCGGGCCGCCCGTGGaaccgcggcggcgcggccatgtcgccggcgccggcgtcggTGCCCAGCTACATGAGGGGCACCAGCAGCTCCGATGCCAAGGCCGGGCGCCgcgggcggccggtggcgtcGCCAGCGCGGCGGATGACGGTGGCGTCGgtgtcggcgtcggcgtcgccaGCACGGCGGATGACGGTGGCGTCGGCGTCGCCCGCGACGCGGAGGCCGGCGGTGCGGGTGCTGACCAGGGGGAAGGTGCTGTTCCCGGAGGAGGCGCCCGTCTCCGGCTCCGGCCTGGGCCGCGCCACGTGCTCATCGACCATGAAGGAGGTCAAGTTCCCCGACGCGCTCGACCTCGCGCCGGGCGCCACCGACGCCGAGGGCCCCGCTGCGCTGCGCGTGTGCCCCTACACCTACTGCTCCCTCAACGGCCACAGGCACTCACCGGCCGTGCCTCTCCGGAGCTTCCTCGCGTCGCGCCGGCGGCTCATCAAGACGCAGCAGAGCATGAAGCTCAAGGGCGTCTCGGCGTTCCGCAAGAAATCAGGGGAGAAgagcagcggcggcagcggagGTGGAGGCGCAAAGATCGCGCCTTTGATCGACGAGGAGGCCGTCGGCGACTTCTTCGTCGAGGTGTACGCCGGCCCGAGGGTGAGCTCGGACATGAGCTGCAGCGACATGTCCCTGGACGAGATGGACGCCACGGTGCGGAGGATGGAGTTCGTCGTTTTCGATCGGTGTGGCGCGGATGAGGACAGCGAGAAGGGCAAGGATCTTGCTGTTTGCAATGATGGTGACCCTGAGCCTCACCTGAGGTTCCAGGAGAAGCACGGTGCCTTCAGGGACAGCTTGTCAGAGTGCAGCGGAGCTGACACCAGCAGTGATTTTGTCGAGGAGTTGCCGTGGATGAGGTACCACGGATACGAATACGATGATAGCTTGGATGATGAGATCGCGGAAGAACAGAGGATGAGAGAGGAGGAGGCTGGTGGGGCAGAGATCTCTGCGGAGCAAGAAGTGGAACAACGAACATCTGGCAGATTGGCTGATGATTTCGAAGAAGATGCTGCTGAAGAACAGGAACAAGATTATGTGGAGAACGCCTCTAATTTGGTCAGTGGATCAGAGATCATCTCAGATCAAGATGTTGCTTGCAGATTGGAGGCATGCCAGGAGGCAGATGGAAGAGATGAAGACAACATCCTGGACAAGTGTTGTGGGGAGGCATCTGCTGGACAAAGAATGGCAGAAGAGCAGCTCTCTGAAGATGTCTACAAATCAGAGATTCCTGATCAAGAAGTAGCAGGATGGGCGGATACTATCCTGGAAGAAAGCTGCAAAGAGGATACTTCCGAGGATCAAGAAGCAAATGATGATGAATGCAGCGTGGAATCTGATGGCGAATCAGAGGTCATCCAGGAGCAGGACGCAGAGGATGAAGAAAGCACGCCAGATGATGATTATGAGATGGAGATTTCTGAGGATACTATCTCTATTGATGGATGCAGAGAGGATTTCTCCGAGGAAGTAACCTCCAGAGCTGTCCCAGAAG ATGATAGCACTGCAGACAATGCATTTGAACAATATGTTGGCACTGTGGATGATGCATTTGAACAAGACGGCGCCCCTGCAGATGGCCACAATGATGCTCAAAAGGAATTTTGTATCACAAGAAGCAAACTTGAAGTTACCTCTAAAGAAACTGCTACAGCTCAGAAAACCTATCAAGATGGCTCCATCGATGACATGGTTCCAAAGGAAATGGAAATTACCACCTGCAAATTGGAAGAAGGTTTTGAAGAATCTGGTAATTCCCAAGAAAGCAACCGGGGTGGTATCTCCACATGTGTCGATGATGCTCAAGTGGAACTGGATATTACCACATGCAAGTCGAAGGATGCTTCTGAAGAATCCAACGCCACTGAAAAAAGTGGGCTAAACGATAATGCAGAGAATGTTACAGATGGCGCTGAAATGGGGCCAGAAATTACCAAATGCAATTTGGAAGATGCTTCTGAAGAATCTGGTACTGATCAAGACACTGCAGAAGATGATGAATCTGCATGTTACAGTGGTGATGCTCAAAGTGATTTGCAAATCACCAAAAGCATATCACTAGACACTTCCAAAGAATCTGCTATCGCTCAAGAAGCTGATCAGAGTGATAGCTCTGCAAATGTCAGTTCTGATGCTCAAGAAGCCATAGGAGACGCTGATTCTGCATATATCAGTAATAATGCTCAAGATGATTTGGAGATCTCCAAATACAACTTGGAAGATGCTTCCAAAGAATCTGTCATTGCTGAAGAAGCTGGTCAGAGTCATAGCTCTGCAAATGTCAGTTCTGGTGCGCAAAATGAATCTGAGATTACCACAAGTGAGTCGGCAGTTATTGCCATCAGCGATGGCCATGAAAATGATTCCAGGATTTCTAAATGCATATCAGAAGATGTTTTTGAAGAATCTGTTATTGGTCAAGAAGCTGATCATGATGAGAGCTCTGCATATGTCAGGGATGGCACTCAAAATGAATATGAGGTTACCACTTGTCATTCAGAAGGCACTCAAGTGGAATCAGATGTAATTCAAGAAGATGAGGATGGGATTAACACTGCAGGTGGTCAAAAGAAATCTGAAATTACAGCATGTGAATCGGGAAGTGCTTCTCTAAAACCTGCTATGCCTCATGAAGCTGATGGAGATATTAATATCATACATGCTAGTGACGGTTTGCAAAAGGATACTACCATGCCAAAACATGATGCTTGTGAAGATCTTCGTGCTACTGAAGAAGCAGGTTTGCAAAAACTTGATGCTTGTGAAGATATTTGTGCTGCTGAAGAAGCAGACCAATCTTTGCAAATACCAGCAGATTTTGCTGATGCAAAAGAACCTTCTATTGACGACATATGCGGTGCATTCAGCGGGATGAACCTCAAGGGAGATGTATATTTTGATCCTTCCGAGTCAGCCACATGTCCAAGGAATAAACTGATCATctccaggaggaggaggaccccTGAAGAGGAGGAATACCTGCGAGGTTTCAATCCGCGCGCACCGAACTTTCTTCCTCTGGAGTTGGATCCAGATGCAGAGAAGGTTGACCTGAAGCACCAAATGATGGATGAGCGGAAGAATGCTGAGGAATGGATGATCGATTATGCGCTTAGGAGGGCAGTGACAAATTTAGCTCCTGCTCGAAAGAAGAAAGTGGAGCTTCTTGTCCAGGCCTTTGAAACCGTCCTGCCCCATGATGAGGatgataagaaaagcatcacaccCACAAGGCCTGTCCAAGCCTGCAACTGA
- the LOC112885862 gene encoding atherin has product MAAAGAASSIFSSTPPRSLPFPPAPAPAPARKLLAAAALTLSSQKLLRQPCPPASCAPAPPPERGEKPDPIKLAFARAAAYKKERDSPSQSPAPPPTPTPPPPPPPSQPQASAGDVGSKEAFKRALEYRNGNGTGSRAGGGEAPLLGGSPDFGQNALLSEDVTFGKKGEYEFDETDFLGLDFFEKKRYKGPPPGMAPAFEPLKDDDFPEVEIIIGDPSRFKKSQPSTEIQPVDDRESENSQSTSETNETDKVEKAPPSTVIEPEEDEDVYRPTVRSWGMFPRPQNISKAYGGGRNIRLGGETQSAEEKAAKDKRTKELIAAYRNRQNMVIDAKTKAECLEALREGDEMMNTGRLKQALPYYEKVMNAVDFKTELHGRAALQWSICLDSLCRSKEAMSMYSKLKNHPNSEISKKANMFVFSFQAMDFMKVNSTPVPKSTGYETYFTKFGGQKNYYASLDEPEVGLDQVIPYMLFLVSPIFIVAFAALRKSFQL; this is encoded by the exons ATggccgcggcgggcgcggcaTCCTCCATCTTCTCTTCCACGCCCCCCCGCAGCCTCCCCTTCCCacccgctcccgctcccgctcccgccCGGAAACTCCTCGCCGCGGCCGCCCTCACTCTGTCGTCGCAGAAGCTCCTCAGGCAACCGTGCCCGCCCGCTTCgtgcgcccccgccccgccgcccgagAGGGGCGAGAAGCCGGACCCCATCAAGCTCGCgttcgcccgcgccgccgcctatAAGAAGGAGAGGGACAGCCCGAGCCAGTCGCCTGCCCCGCCTCCCACTCccacgcctcctcctcctccgccgccgtcgcagcCGCAGGCTTCGGCGGGGGACGTCGGCAGTAAGGAGGCTTTCAAGCGGGCGCTGGAGTACAGGAACGGCAACGGGACCGGATCGCGCGCTGGTGGTGGTGAGGCGCCGCTGCTGGGaggatcgccggattttg GTCAAAACGCCTTACTTAGCGAAGATGTGACATTTGGCAAGAAGGGAGAGTATGAGTTCGATGAGACTGATTTTTTGGGCCTCGATTTTTTTGAGAAAAAGCGTTATAAAGGTCCACCACCTGGGATGGCTCCAGCTTTTGAGCCTTTGAAGGATGACGATTTTCCTGAGGTGGAGATAATAATTGGAGACCCTAGCAGATTTAAGAAGTCTCAACCCTCAACAGAAATCCAACCAGTAGATGACAGGGAGTCAGAGAATTCACAATCAACTAGTGAAACAAACGAAACTGACAAGGTTGAGAAAGCGCCTCCTTCAACTGTGATTGAACcagaagaagatgaagatgtTTATAGACCCACTGTTAGATCATGGGGAATGTTTCCAAGGCCACAAAATATTTCGAAGGCG TATGGTGGTGGAAGAAATATACGCCTTGGTGGAGAGACTCAAAGTGCAGAAGAAAAGGCAGCCAAGGATAAGCGCACCAAAGAACTAATAGCTGCATATAGGAATCGACAAAACATGGTAATTGATGCAAAGACAAAGGCAGAGTGCCTCGAG GCCTTGAGGGAAGGTGATGAAATGATGAATACTGGAAGGCTTAAGCAAGCATTGCCTTATTATGAAAAAGTGATGAATGCTGTGGACTTTAAG ACTGAACTCCATGGAAGGGCTGCTTTGCAGTGGTCAATCTGTCTCGATTCACTCTGCAG GTCCAAGGAAGCAATGAGCATGTATAGCAAACTCAAAAACCATCCGAATAGCGAGATTAGCAAGAAGGCAAACATGTTTGTGTTCAGCTTTCAG GCAATGGACTTCATGAAGGTGAACAGCACGCCGGTGCCGAAAAGCACAGGCTACGAGACGTACTTCACGAAATTCGGCGGGCAGAAGAACTACTACGCGAGCCTGGACGAGCCCGAGGTGGGACTCGACCAGGTCATCCCGTACATGCTCTTCCTTGTCTCGCCGATATTTATAGTCGCGTTTGCGGCGCTGAGGAAATCCTTCCAGCTTTGA